The following are encoded together in the Daucus carota subsp. sativus chromosome 5, DH1 v3.0, whole genome shotgun sequence genome:
- the LOC108220760 gene encoding LOB domain-containing protein 4 has translation MRESGRKQGVASPCAACKLLRRRCAQDCVFAPYFPADEPHKFASVHKVFGASNVNKMLQDLPEHQRGDAVSSMVYEANARVRDPVYGCVGAISSLQQQIDSLQAQLAQAQAEVVHMQMRQYSSSVANPNNDNSPENVSPTSKHMMMQSSQTSTRSLFSMDMVVDHTNMGESLWSC, from the exons ATGAGGGAGAGCGGGAGGAAACAGGGCGTGGCATCGCCCTGCGCCGCGTGTAAGCTTCTTCGGAGAAGGTGTGCTCAGGATTGTGTGTTTGCTCCCTATTTTCCTGCTGATGAGCCACACAAATTTGCCAGTGTTCACAAGGTGTTTGGTGCTAGCAATGTCAACAAGATGTTACAG GATTTGCCAGAACACCAGCGGGGAGATGCAGTGAGCTCGATGGTTTATGAAGCGAATGCTCGTGTGAGGGATCCAGTTTACGGATGTGTGGGTGCGATATCTTCACTACAACAACAGATTGATTCTCTACAAGCTCAGTTAGCCCAGGCACAGGCTGAGGTAGTGCACATGCAAATGCGACAGTACTCATCATCCGTCGCCAATCCTAACAACGACAACTCACCTGAAAATGTGTCGCCCACGTCGAAACACATGATGATGCAGTCGTCTCAGACATCCACCAGGTCACTTTTTTCAATGGACATGGTGGTTGATCATACTAATATGGGGGAGTCCTTGTGGTCTTGCTAG
- the LOC108220877 gene encoding hevamine-A isoform X2, with amino-acid sequence MDMNIIIQLLFLFLFMLLILVGSDAGSISIYWGQNGQEGTLADTCATGNYEYVNLAFLATFGNGQTPMINLAGHCDPYSNGCTSLSSDIKSCQAQGIKVILSIGGASGSYSLVSAADAREVATYLWNNFLGGQSATRPLGNAVLDGVDFDIEGGSGEYWDDLARYLSAYSKRGKKVYLTAAPQCPYPDAWVGGALQTGLFDYVWVQFFNNPPCQYSSTATSNLEDAWKQWTTDIPATKIFLGLPAAPDAAGSGFIPVNDLTSQVLPAIKGSDKYGGVMLWSKYYDDQSGYSSSIKSDV; translated from the exons ATGGATATGAATATTATCATTCAACTCCTTTTCCTCTTTCTTTTTATGCTGTTGATTT TAGTTGGTTCAGATGCTGGAAGCATTTCAATCTACTGGGGTCAGAATGGACAAGAAGGGACTTTAGCAGATACATGTGCCACGGGGAACTATGAATACGTTAACTTAGCGTTTCTGGCTACCTTTGGCAATGGCCAGACACCCATGATTAATCTAGCCGGTCATTGTGATCCTTACAGCAATGGTTGCACCAGCCTTAGCTCCGACATAAAATCATGTCAAGCACAAGGAATTAAGGTGATCCTGTCGATAGGTGGAGCTTCAGGGAGTTACTCTCTTGTTTCTGCTGCAGATGCCAGAGAAGTGGCAACATATCTTTGGAACAACTTTCTTGGAGGCCAGTCAGCTACGCGGCCTCTTGGAAATGCTGTTTTGGATGGAGTTGATTTTGATATTGAGGGAGGATCAGGAGAGTACTGGGACGATCTTGCAAGGTATCTCTCTGCTTATAGTAAGCGTGGTAAGAAGGTTTACCTGACAGCGGCCCCTCAATGCCCTTATCCTGATGCTTGGGTAGGAGGAGCCCTTCAGACAGGCCTGTTCGACTATGTTTGGGTGCAGTTCTTCAACAACCCTCCTTGCCAGTACTCTTCTACCGCGACAAGTAACCTGGAGGATGCCTGGAAGCAATGGACTACTGATATTCCTGCAACTAAGATTTTCTTAGGCCTGCCCGCCGCTCCTGATGCAGCTGGAAGCGGCTTCATTCCTGTAAATGACCTGACTTCACAAGTCCTTCCAGCTATCAAGGGCTCTGACAAATATGGCGGTGTGATGCTTTGGTCTAAGTACTACGATGATCAATCTGGATATAGTTCTTCCATCAAGAGCGATGTGTAA
- the LOC108220877 gene encoding alkane hydroxylase MAH1 isoform X1 has product MDMNIIIQLLFLFLFMLLICIKFWKHSCRSSPLTNWPVLGMTPGLLKNAHRIHEFVTDVLRESRGTFQFKGPVLADLDLLVTSDPADIHYILSKNFSKYPKGPEFRKIFDILGDGIFNADGCLWELHRKTTTSLFNHAGFYKMLLESTKNKVKKGLIPVLDHVSRNEIEVDLQEIFQRLTFDNICSLLLDHDPQSLSLDLPYIPCEKAFTATEEALLYRHILPQSILNLQRLIGFGKEKSLSEARESFDEFIYTCISRKQQQLKTGDSDHLSAQEDHKLDLFTAYDEAYKGKTGNPEIFLRDTFLNLMIAGRDTTSTALSWFFWLLAQNPEVESKIQGEIKSKLRSEEEEIWMLFNEKEDLGKLVYLHGALCEALRLFPPVALEHKAPIQPDILPSGHPVNKDSKIVLSFYSMGRMKTIWGEDCLEFKPERWITDRGGIKHEPSYKFPAFNAGPRTCLGKEMAFTQMKIIAISIIRNYRIDVVEGHQVVPSDSIILQMKYGLKAKISKRSVSSCQ; this is encoded by the coding sequence ATGGATATGAATATTATCATTCAACTCCTTTTCCTCTTTCTTTTTATGCTGTTGATTTGTATCAAGTTTTGGAAACACAGTTGCAGAAGCTCTCCGTTAACTAATTGGCCGGTTTTGGGCATGACACCGGGACTCCTCAAGAATGCTCACAGAATCCATGAATTTGTGACCGATGTTCTTAGAGAAAGTCGCGGTACTTTCCAGTTCAAAGGTCCTGTATTAGCTGACTTGGACTTGCTTGTCACGTCTGACCCTGCTGACATTCACTACATCCTCAGCAAAAATTTCAGCAAATACCCGAAAGGCCCTGAATTTCGCAAGATTTTTGATATTCTTGGAGATGGGATTTTTAATGCTGATGGTTGTCTTTGGGAACTTCATCGCAAAACTACAACTTCTCTGTTTAATCATGCAGGGTTTTATAAGATGTTGCTTGAGTCGACGAAGAATAAAGTGAAGAAAGGGCTGATCCCGGTTCTTGATCATGTCTCGAGAAATGAAATTGAGGTGGATCTGCAGGAGATATTTCAGAGGCTTACTTTTGATAACATTTGTTCCCTGCTTTTAGACCATGACCCTCAAAGCCTCTCCCTTGATCTGCCTTATATTCCATGCGAGAAAGCGTTTACAGCAACTGAGGAGGCACTTCTGTACAGGCATATATTGCCTCAAAGCATTTTGAATCTGCAGCGTTTGATTGGATTTGGTAAAGAGAAAAGCTTAAGTGAAGCTCGAGAATCTTTTGATGAGTTCATATATACTTGCATCTCCAGAAAGCAGCAACAATTAAAAACCGGAGATTCTGATCACTTGTCTGCACAGGAGGACCATAAACTAGATTTGTTTACAGCCTACGACGAAGCATACAAAGGAAAGACTGGAAATCCTGAAATCTTTTTGAGGGACACTTTCTTGAATTTAATGATTGCTGGAAGAGATACCACTAGCACAGCCCTTTCTTGGTTTTTTTGGCTCCTTGCCCAAAACCCTGAAGTTGAATCCAAGATTCAAGGAGAGATCAAATCAAAGTTGcgttcagaagaagaagaaatttgGATGCTTTTTAATGAAAAGGAAGATTTGGGTAAATTAGTTTATCTCCATGGAGCTTTGTGCGAGGCTTTAAGGCTCTTCCCACCGGTTGCTTTGGAGCACAAGGCACCAATACAACCAGACATTCTTCCTAGTGGTCATCCGGTGAATAAAGACTCTAAAATTGTGCTATCGTTTTATTCCATGGGAAGAATGAAGACCATCTGGGGAGAAGATTGCTTAGAGTTCAAGCCAGAGCGATGGATAACTGATAGAGGAGGGATTAAACACGAACCTTCATACAAGTTTCCTGCATTTAATGCAGGGCCAAGAACTTGTTTAGGTAAGGAAATGGCTTTCACTCAAATGAAAATTATTGCAATAAGTATTATACGAaattacagaattgatgttgtGGAAGGTCATCAGGTAGTACCAAGTGATTCTATTATTCTGCAAATGAAGTATGGTCTGAAAGCCAAGATATCCAAAAGAAGTGTTAGTTCTTGTCAATAA
- the LOC108220878 gene encoding hevamine-A, with amino-acid sequence MASKLAFSLAMFSSLVLLLVVGSDAGSISIYWGQNGQEGTLAETCATGNYEYVNLAFLATFGNGQTPMINLAGHCDPYSNGCTGLSSDIKSCQAQGIKVILSIGGASGSYSLVSAADAREVATYLWNNFLGGQSATRPLGNAVLDGIDFDIEGGSGEYWDDLARYLSAYSKRGKKVYLTAAPQCPYPDAWVGGALQTGLFDYVWVQFFNNPPCQYSSAATSNLEDAWKQWTTDIPATKIFLGLPAAPDAAGSGFIPVSDLTSQVLPAIKGSDKYGGVMLWSKFYDDQSGYSSSIKSDV; translated from the coding sequence ATGGCATCTAAATTAGCATTTTCACTAGCAATGTTTTCCTCATTGGTGCTACTATTGGTAGTAGGTTCAGATGCTGGAAGCATTTCAATCTACTGGGGTCAGAATGGGCAAGAAGGAACTTTAGCAGAGACATGTGCCACTGGAAACTATGAATACGTCAACTTAGCGTTTCTGGCTACCTTTGGCAACGGCCAGACACCCATGATTAATCTTGCAGGTCATTGTGATCCTTACAGCAATGGCTGCACTGGCCTTAGCTCCGACATAAAATCTTGTCAAGCACAAGGAATTAAGGTGATACTGTCGATAGGTGGAGCTTCGGGGAGTTACTCCCTTGTTTCTGCTGCAGATGCCAGAGAAGTGGCAACATATCTTTGGAACAACTTTCTTGGAGGCCAGTCAGCTACGCGGCCTCTAGGAAATGCTGTTTTGgatggaattgattttgatattgAGGGAGGATCAGGAGAGTACTGGGATGATCTTGCAAGGTATCTTTCTGCTTATAGTAAGCGTGGTAAGAAGGTTTACCTCACGGCTGCTCCTCAATGCCCTTATCCTGATGCTTGGGTAGGAGGAGCCCTTCAGACAGGCCTGTTTGACTATGTTTGGGTGCAGTTCTTCAACAACCCTCCTTGCCAGTACTCCTCTGCCGCGACAAGTAACCTGGAGGATGCGTGGAAGCAATGGACTACTGATATTCCTGCAACTAAGATTTTCTTAGGCCTGCCTGCCGCTCCTGATGCAGCTGGAAGTGGCTTCATTCCTGTAAGTGACCTTACATCCCAAGTCCTTCCAGCTATCAAGGGCTCTGACAAGTATGGGGGCGTGATGCTTTGGTCTAAGTTCTACGACGATCAATCTGGATATAGCTCTTCCATCAAGAGCGACGTGTAA
- the LOC108221094 gene encoding alkane hydroxylase MAH1-like: MAINIIIQLLPLFLFTFLIFLTFRIKCSSRSSLPTDWPVFRMTPGLLKNAHRIHEFFTDVLKECHGTFHLRGPVLADLDLLITSEPANIHYILSKNFTNYPKGPDFRKIFEILGDGIFNADAHLWELHRKTTNSLFNNAEFYKMLLETAKNKVEKGLIPVLNRVWRDGTEVDLQEIFQRLTFDNICSLLLDHDPQSLSLELPYIPCEKAFTPTEEALLYRHFLPESILKLQRLIGVGKERGLSEAREAFDKFIYSCISTKRQQVQDGGSTHKLDLLTAYMEAYKETTGNPEVFLRDTLLNLMLAGRDTTSTALSWFFWLLAKNPAVECKILEEMESKLHLKEEQIWTRFGRREDLGQLVYLHGALCEALRLFPPVGLEHKAPIQPDILPSGHPIDKDSKIVLSFYSMGRMESIWGKDCLEFKPERWITEKGGIKHEPSYKFPAFNAGPRTCLGKEMAFTQMKIIAISMIHNYRVKVVDGHQVVPSDSIVLQMKYGLKARISRRSA, from the coding sequence ATGGCTATTAATATTATCATTCAACTTCTTCCCCTCTTTCTCTTTACGTTCTTAATCTTCCTCACTTTCCGGATCAAATGCAGTTCCAGAAGCTCTCTGCCTACCGACTGGCCCGTGTTTCGCATGACACCGGGCCTTCTCAAGAATGCTCATAGAATACATGAATTTTTCACAGATGTTCTGAAAGAATGCCACGGCACTTTCCATCTCAGAGGTCCTGTATTAGCTGACCTGGACTTGCTGATCACTTCTGAGCCTGCTAACATCCACTACATCTTGAGCAAGAATTTCACCAATTATCCCAAAGGCCCTGACTTCCGCAAGATTTTTGAGATTCTTGGAGACGGTATTTTCAATGCGGATGCTCATCTTTGGGAACTTCATCGCAAAACTACAAACTCTCTCTTTAATAATGCAGAGTTCTATAAGATGTTACTCGAGACAGCGAAGAACAAAGTAGAGAAAGGGCTGATCCCGGTTCTTAATCGTGTCTGGAGAGATGGAACTGAGGTGGATTTGCAGGAGATTTTTCAGAGGCTTACTTTTGATAATATTTGTTCTCTGCTTTTAGACCATGATCCTCAAAGCCTCTCGCTTGAGCTGCCTTATATTCCATGTGAAAAGGCTTTCACACCGACGGAAGAGGCGCTTCTGTACAGACATTTTTTGCCTGAGAGCATATTGAAGCTGCAACGTTTGATTGGAGTAGGTAAAGAAAGAGGTTTAAGTGAAGCTAGAGAAGCTTTTGATAAGTTCATATATTCATGCATCTCCACGAAGCGCCAGCAAGTACAAGATGGGGGTTCTACACATAAGTTAGATTTGCTTACTGCCTATATGGAAGCATACAAAGAAACAACTGGCAATCCTGAAGTATTTTTAAGAGATACTCTGTTAAATTTAATGCTGGCTGGGAGAGATACCACTAGTACAGCTCTTTCATGGTTTTTCTGGCTCCTAGCCAAGAATCCTGCAGTGGAATGCAAGATTCTTGAAGAGATGGAATCAAAGTTGCATTTGAAAGAAGAACAAATTTGGACGCGTTTTGGCAGAAGGGAAGACCTCGGTCAACTGGTTTATCTGCACGGAGCTTTGTGTGAGGCTTTAAGGCTCTTCCCACCTGTTGGTCTGGAGCACAAGGCTCCAATACAACCGGACATTCTTCCAAGTGGTCATCCCATAGATAAAGACTCTAAAATTGTGTTATCGTTTTATTCAATGGGAAGAATGGAAAGCATATGGGGAAAAGATTGCTTAGAGTTCAAGCCCGAGAGATGGATAACTGAGAAAGGAGGAATTAAACACGAACCATCATACAAGTTTCCCGCGTTTAATGCAGGGCCAAGAACTTGTTTAGGCAAGGAAATGGCGTTCACGCAAATGAAAATCATTGCAATAAGTATGATACATAATTACAGAGTTAAAGTTGTTGACGGTCATCAGGTAGTCCCAAGTGATTCTATTGTTCTGCAAATGAAGTATGGTTTGAAAGCCAGGATCTCCAGAAGAAGTGCTTGA
- the LOC108222168 gene encoding alkane hydroxylase MAH1-like → MAINIIIQLLPLFLFTFLIFLTFRIKCSSTSSLPTDWPVLRMTPGLLKNAHRIHEYLTDVLKECHGTFHLKGPVLADLNLLITSEPANIHYILSKNFTNYPKGPDFFKIFEILGDGIFNADAHLWELHRRTTSSLFNNAEFYKMLLETAKNKVEKGLIPVLNRVWRDGTEVDLQEIFQRLTFDNICSLLLDHDPQSLSLELPYIPCEKAFTATEEALLYRHFLPESILKLQRLIGVGKERGLSEAREAFDEFIYSCISTKRHQAQNGARKLDLLAAYMEAYKETTGNPEVFLRDTLLNLMVAGRDSTSTALSWFFWLLAKNPAVECKILEEMESKLHLKEEQIWTRFSRREDLGELVYLHGALCEALRLFPPVGLEHKAPIQPDILPSGHPIDKDSKIVLSFYSMGRMESIWGKDCLEFKPERWITEKGGIKHEPSYKFLAFNAGPRTCLGKEMAFTQMKIIAISMIHNYRVEVVEGHQVVPSDSIVLQMKYGLKAKISRRSA, encoded by the coding sequence ATGGCTATCAATATTATCATTCAACTTCTTCCCCTCTTTCTCTTTACGTTCTTAATCTTCCTCACTTTTCGGATCAAATGCAGTTCCACAAGCTCTCTGCCAACCGATTGGCCCGTGTTGCGCATGACACCGGGCCTTCTCAAGAATGCTCATAGAATACATGAATATCTGACAGATGTTCTGAAAGAATGCCATGGCACTTTTCATCTCAAAGGTCCAGTACTAGCTGACCTGAACTTGCTCATCACTTCTGAGCCTGCTAACATCCACTACATCTTGAGCAAGAATTTCACCAATTATCCCAAAGGCCCTGACTTCTTCAAGATTTTTGAGATTCTTGGAGATGGGATTTTCAATGCTGATGCTCATCTTTGGGAACTTCATCGCAGAACTACAAGCTCTCTCTTCAACAATGCAGAGTTCTATAAGATGTTACTCGAGACAGCGAAGAACAAAGTAGAGAAAGGGCTGATCCCGGTTCTTAATCGTGTCTGGAGAGATGGAACTGAGGTGGATTTGCAGGAGATTTTTCAGAGGCTTACTTTTGATAATATTTGTTCTCTGCTTTTAGACCATGATCCTCAAAGCCTCTCGCTTGAGCTGCCTTATATTCCATGTGAAAAGGCTTTCACAGCGACTGAGGAGGCGCTTCTGTACAGGCATTTTTTGCCTGAGAGCATTTTGAAGCTGCAACGTTTGATTGGAGTGGGTAAAGAAAGAGGTTTAAGTGAAGCTAGAGAAGCTTTTGATGAGTTCATATATTCATGCATCTCCACGAAGCGCCATCAAGCACAAAATGGGGCACGTAAATTAGATTTGCTGGCAGCCTATATGGAAGCATACAAAGAAACAACTGGGAATCCTGAAGTATTTTTAAGAGATACTCTGTTAAATTTGATGGTTGCTGGGAGAGATTCGACTAGTACAGCTCTTTCATGGTTTTTCTGGCTCCTAGCCAAGAATCCTGCAGTGGAATGCAAGATTCTTGAAGAAATGGAATCAAAGTTGCATTTGAAAGAAGAACAAATTTGGACGCGTTTTAGCAGAAGGGAAGACCTGGGTGAACTGGTTTATCTGCACGGAGCTTTGTGCGAGGCTTTAAGGCTCTTCCCCCCTGTTGGTCTGGAGCACAAGGCTCCAATTCAACCGGATATTCTTCCAAGTGGTCATCCGATTGATAAAGACTCTAAAATTGTGTTATCGTTTTATTCAATGGGAAGAATGGAGAGCATTTGGGGAAAAGATTGCTTAGAGTTCAAGCCCGAGAGATGGATAACTGAGAAAGGAGGAATTAAACACGAACCATCATATAAGTTTCTAGCGTTTAATGCAGGGCCAAGAACTTGTTTAGGCAAGGAAATGGCATTCACGCAAATGAAAATCATTGCAATAAGTATGATACATAATTACAGAGTTGAGGTTGTTGAGGGTCATCAGGTAGTCCCAAGTGATTCTATTGTTCTGCAAATGAAATATGGTTTGAAAGCCAAGATCTCCAGAAGAAGTGCTTAA